Proteins encoded within one genomic window of Verrucomicrobiota bacterium:
- a CDS encoding TIGR00730 family Rossman fold protein, with protein MTIQRVCVYCASSRQIDAAYLKAANRLGQVLAQHSVTIVYGGGAVGSMGQLADGALAEGGKVIGILPRFMNDLEWGHKGLTELRLVHDLHERKRLMIGGADAVIALPGGCGTLEELFEAITWKRLGLYFNPIVIVNTRDFFRPALELLERCIQERFMDPRHRELWSAAELPEDVIPAIQNAPRWPAEAREFAAI; from the coding sequence ATGACCATTCAACGTGTCTGCGTTTACTGCGCGTCGAGCCGCCAAATTGACGCCGCGTATCTGAAAGCTGCGAATCGGCTTGGCCAGGTGCTTGCGCAGCATTCCGTGACCATCGTGTATGGCGGTGGAGCGGTGGGTTCGATGGGCCAGCTCGCAGACGGCGCCCTCGCCGAGGGCGGAAAGGTGATCGGCATTCTGCCGCGCTTCATGAACGACCTGGAATGGGGGCACAAAGGTCTGACGGAACTGCGGTTGGTCCACGATCTCCATGAACGCAAGCGCCTCATGATCGGAGGCGCCGATGCGGTCATCGCGCTGCCGGGCGGTTGCGGAACGCTGGAAGAACTGTTCGAGGCTATCACATGGAAACGCCTGGGGCTCTACTTCAATCCTATCGTGATCGTGAACACGCGCGATTTCTTCCGGCCCGCCTTGGAGTTGCTTGAGCGCTGCATCCAGGAGCGCTTCATGGATCCAAGGCATCGGGAGTTGTGGAGCGCGGCTGAACTGCCGGAGGATGTGATTCCCGCGATTCAAAATGCGCCACGCTGGCCAGCCGAAGCCCGCGAATTCGCGGCGATTTGA
- a CDS encoding type II toxin-antitoxin system prevent-host-death family antitoxin, which translates to MKRKKTFQFPEHVPSAMILKETVALPGVGLSIPVRAAKAKLSALLELVASGREITITSDGNPKAVLSPVHKPARKKFTGTWEHLKTMPVQTAGPFAEEIIRADRDGRGW; encoded by the coding sequence GTGAAGAGAAAAAAGACATTCCAATTCCCGGAGCATGTGCCATCAGCCATGATCTTGAAAGAGACCGTGGCTCTGCCTGGGGTAGGCCTTTCGATTCCAGTGCGGGCCGCGAAGGCCAAGCTTTCGGCGCTCCTGGAGCTGGTGGCAAGCGGACGCGAGATCACCATCACCAGCGATGGCAACCCGAAGGCGGTGCTTTCGCCAGTGCACAAACCGGCTCGCAAAAAATTCACCGGCACCTGGGAACATCTCAAGACGATGCCCGTGCAAACCGCGGGTCCGTTCGCGGAGGAAATCATTCGCGCTGATCGTGATGGTCGAGGCTGGTAA
- a CDS encoding type II toxin-antitoxin system VapC family toxin, translated as MYLDSCVIVKLVSREPESEAYHRLVIGQFLVTSELAVAEVRSALLSKERAGRISRRDRLTGWALFQEKVRDQEFLLLPLDRHVIERAGAVIEQCHPQVPLRTFDAIHVATAELHGGDQMCSSDQRVCDASDLIGLSLIRLPQAE; from the coding sequence ATGTACCTCGACTCGTGCGTCATTGTCAAACTGGTCAGTCGCGAACCGGAAAGCGAAGCGTATCACCGCCTGGTGATCGGCCAATTCCTTGTTACATCGGAACTGGCCGTGGCGGAGGTTCGATCCGCCCTGCTCAGCAAAGAGCGGGCAGGGCGGATTTCCCGTCGCGACCGCCTTACTGGTTGGGCCTTGTTTCAGGAGAAGGTCCGCGATCAAGAGTTCTTGTTGCTTCCTCTGGATCGCCATGTGATCGAGCGGGCGGGCGCTGTCATTGAACAATGCCATCCGCAAGTGCCGCTCCGAACTTTCGATGCGATTCATGTTGCAACTGCGGAATTACATGGTGGCGATCAAATGTGCAGCAGTGACCAGCGTGTCTGCGACGCGTCGGATTTGATCGGGCTCTCGCTTATTCGGCTCCCGCAAGCAGAATAG
- a CDS encoding ABC transporter ATP-binding protein produces the protein MSVDTELLNVPPEKLVVEGVSKTFRTQRGSVHALDNVTLHVREGEFVCLVGPSGCGKSTLLNIIAGLEMPDTGKVLADGKAVTGAGSDRMMMFQESALFPWLDVMGNVLFGLKLKPNLGNKERREVARFYLHLVGLDKFMRSNIHELSGGMKQRVALARALAPNPRVLLMDEPFASLDALTREQLYGDIQGIWAKRQKTIVFVTHNVREAACLGDRVVLFSPHPGRIQEQFTVDLPRPRDISSVDLAKYSTEITRALKRHLKTETLEVTE, from the coding sequence ATGAGCGTCGATACCGAACTGCTCAACGTCCCTCCCGAAAAACTGGTCGTGGAAGGAGTGTCCAAAACCTTCCGGACCCAGCGCGGCTCGGTGCATGCGCTGGACAACGTCACTTTGCACGTGCGTGAGGGCGAATTCGTCTGCCTGGTCGGCCCGAGCGGTTGCGGCAAATCGACTTTGCTCAACATCATCGCTGGCCTGGAGATGCCAGATACCGGCAAAGTCCTGGCTGACGGCAAAGCGGTGACCGGCGCCGGCAGCGACCGGATGATGATGTTCCAAGAATCGGCGCTCTTTCCCTGGCTGGATGTGATGGGCAACGTTCTTTTTGGCCTGAAGCTCAAGCCCAATCTGGGGAACAAAGAGCGCCGCGAGGTCGCCAGATTTTACCTGCATCTGGTCGGGTTGGACAAATTCATGCGCTCGAACATTCATGAATTGTCGGGGGGCATGAAACAACGCGTGGCTCTGGCTCGGGCTCTGGCGCCGAACCCTCGCGTCCTGTTAATGGACGAACCGTTCGCTTCCCTTGACGCTTTGACGCGCGAACAACTTTACGGCGATATCCAGGGAATCTGGGCGAAACGCCAGAAAACAATTGTCTTCGTGACTCACAACGTCCGGGAAGCCGCCTGTCTGGGCGATCGGGTGGTTTTATTCTCGCCGCATCCCGGACGCATCCAGGAGCAGTTCACGGTCGATCTCCCAAGGCCGCGCGACATCAGCAGCGTCGATCTGGCCAAATATTCCACGGAGATCACGCGCGCGTTGAAGCGCCATTTGAAGACCGAGACGTTGGAGGTGACCGAATGA
- a CDS encoding ABC transporter permease, whose product MKRWMVFALFFAVVVGIWEILVREGIWPPVMAPSPLGIGKYFFESIKDRSLLDASFITLKRLLLGYAIGLGAGLPLGLLNARFKFCEDTIGLLALGLQTLPSVCWAPLALLWFGQTEAAIFFIVIMGSVWSIILATDAGVRNVPPIYARAARTMGSSGLHTWFKVIFPASLPFIVSGMKQGWAFSWRSLMAAEIYVTIMTGIGLGQVLHYGRELHEMDQVLGIMIVIVLIGLLADKILFSPMERFLHRRWGTAK is encoded by the coding sequence ATGAAGCGATGGATGGTTTTCGCGCTCTTTTTCGCGGTGGTGGTTGGCATCTGGGAAATCTTGGTGCGCGAAGGGATCTGGCCGCCGGTGATGGCCCCATCGCCGCTGGGGATTGGGAAATATTTTTTTGAATCCATCAAAGACCGCTCTCTGCTGGACGCCAGCTTCATCACTTTGAAACGGCTCCTGCTCGGATATGCCATTGGCCTGGGAGCCGGCCTGCCCTTGGGATTGCTGAACGCGCGATTCAAATTCTGTGAAGATACCATCGGACTGCTAGCTCTGGGTTTGCAGACGTTGCCTAGCGTTTGTTGGGCGCCGCTGGCGTTGCTCTGGTTTGGCCAGACCGAAGCTGCCATTTTCTTCATCGTTATCATGGGATCCGTTTGGTCCATCATCCTGGCCACGGACGCGGGAGTTCGCAACGTGCCCCCTATTTACGCTCGCGCGGCACGGACCATGGGTTCGTCCGGTCTTCACACGTGGTTCAAGGTCATTTTCCCGGCCTCGCTACCTTTCATCGTCAGCGGTATGAAGCAGGGCTGGGCCTTTTCCTGGCGTTCCTTGATGGCGGCGGAGATTTACGTGACCATCATGACCGGAATTGGGCTCGGCCAAGTCCTGCACTATGGTCGCGAACTGCATGAAATGGACCAGGTCCTCGGCATTATGATCGTGATTGTTCTCATCGGGTTGTTGGCAGACAAAATCCTGTTCTCGCCGATGGAGCGTTTCTTGCATCGGCGCTGGGGAACGGCGAAGTAG